In a single window of the Deinococcus aetherius genome:
- a CDS encoding metallophosphoesterase, whose translation MTRPNSAPVTRRRVLRGLLGGGAALGALGGVGAAQAYAFGVTRERATLPGLRTPVRVAFLTDLHYGLYVGPGSVRAWVDAANAERPDLVLLGGDFIDIPSGDSPAGLFPELARLRAPLGVYGVWGNHDYDSFGRRDSRRGGRARPDWEARRDSLTAEFARAGVTLLLNTGRALRDDLWLGGVDDFWQGRPDLAAALAGAGDRATLLLSHNPDVLPDLPAPVGLTLCGHTHGGQIRLPLVGAVHVPSRYGQRYAMGWVRGAHGTPAYVSRGLGTSGVPLRNLCEPEVTLLTLTGEAEATLDK comes from the coding sequence ATGACCCGCCCCAACTCCGCTCCCGTCACCCGCCGCCGGGTGCTGCGCGGCCTGCTGGGCGGCGGCGCGGCGCTGGGCGCCCTCGGCGGGGTGGGGGCGGCGCAGGCGTACGCCTTCGGCGTGACCCGCGAGCGGGCCACCCTGCCCGGCCTGCGCACGCCGGTGCGCGTCGCCTTCCTGACCGACCTGCATTACGGGCTGTACGTGGGCCCCGGCAGCGTGCGCGCCTGGGTGGACGCCGCGAACGCCGAACGCCCCGACCTCGTGCTGCTGGGGGGCGACTTCATCGACATCCCCTCTGGCGACTCGCCCGCTGGCCTGTTTCCCGAACTCGCCCGGCTCCGCGCCCCCCTAGGCGTCTACGGCGTGTGGGGCAACCACGACTACGACTCCTTCGGGCGCCGCGATTCGCGCCGGGGAGGCCGCGCCCGCCCCGACTGGGAGGCGCGGCGGGACAGCCTGACGGCCGAGTTCGCCCGCGCGGGGGTCACCCTGCTCTTGAACACGGGGCGGGCGCTGCGCGACGACCTCTGGCTGGGGGGCGTGGACGACTTCTGGCAGGGCCGCCCCGACCTGGCGGCGGCCCTCGCCGGGGCAGGGGACCGCGCGACCCTCCTGCTCAGCCACAACCCGGACGTGCTGCCCGACCTGCCCGCCCCCGTCGGTCTGACCCTGTGCGGGCACACGCACGGCGGCCAGATTCGCCTGCCCCTGGTCGGCGCCGTTCATGTGCCCAGCCGCTACGGGCAGCGTTACGCGATGGGCTGGGTGCGTGGCGCCCACGGCACTCCCGCCTACGTCAGCCGTGGCCTGGGCACGAGCGGCGTGCCGCTGCGCAACCTCTGCGAGCCGGAGGTCACGCTGCTCACGCTGACGGGGGAGGCAGAGGCTACTCTGGACAAGTGA